GTCGTGGGATGAAGGTCCTGATGGAAGTTCTGACAAGAAGATTCGATGGCATCATAGTGTGCGATGGTTGGAAGCCTTATGCCAAATTCACAAAACGGTTACAGCGATGTTGGGCACATCTACTCCGAGAATCAAAGGACCTTGCTGATAAGATTGAGGAGGCGGTTCCTTTACATGGGGATCTCAAGGATCTATATGAAGAACTTACTGATGCTCTAGAAAACGATCCACCACCCGAAGTCAGGATGGGATTGTTGGAAATGGCACGATCAAAGCTCCACCAATGGATTATGAAAGAATACATGAGTGAGAAAGTCAAAAAGCTAATCGGCAAAATTAGTAACGGCTTCGAGTACTGGTTCACGTTTATCATCCAGCCCGCCGTAGAGCCGACCAATAATAGAGCAGAGAGGGCTCTCCGGGAGCATGTCGTTCTGAGAAAGATCATTGGTACACTGCGAAATGAAAAAGGGACTTCGATTCATGAACGAATTATGACCGTGCTGGCGACATGGGAGCAAAATGGACTCGATGGCCTAAAGATGCTAAGATCGAGCCTGGTCAGCTAAACACGTACGGCGGACGAATATCGCGCCGTGTCAAGACTGGGTTTGCCGAGCCGCCTCCTCCAGCTGGCGGCCGCGTCGTCCGATCGTCACCGGACCTCGGCGGAGACCGGGGGAGTCTGACCCCGGTCGATCCGGGAAGATCTAGTAGACCTCTTCCAGGTCCTCGATGTAGGCGAAGGCGTCGTCGAGCTGCTTTTTGGCTCTGGTCTTCCGGCTCTTCTCGTCCTGGATCGCCTGGGCGGCCTGGGCGTAGAGCATCTCCAGGTCGGGGACCTGGCCGAGGGTGAAGACGGAGAGGATCTTCGGCCTCCCCTTCTTTATGACGATACCCTTGAAGACCTGGCCGATCTTCGTCGAGAGCTTCTCCACGGACTTGGTGATCTCGTCGACGTCGAGGGAGTCCCTCGACCCCTGGATGATGATCATCGCCCTCGCGGCGTCCTCGTAGACGTCGGCGGGGTAGAGGAGCCCCGACGGCTTGAGGGAGCTCTCGATCGCCGAGGTGAGGGAGGCGGTCTTCTTGTCCGACTCGTAGAAGCCGAGGGTCCCCATCCCCAGGCCTCCCTTCATCACCGTCTTGAAGTCCCCGAGGTCGGTGACCGAGAGCATCTCGCTATCTAAGGACTCAATGAGGAAGAGGAGCCTCTCCGCCACCATCTCGTTAATCTTGTCGTAGGCGGTCTTTATGTCGCCGCTCAGCCGCTTCAGGTACTGGTTGTCCACTAGGATGATCCCGTCGGACTCCACCTCCATGATGTCCCTCATGCTGAAGGCGGCGTTCTGGAGGTATATCGACCCCTCCTCCCGGAAGGGGAGGACCATCACCGGGATGACGGTGATCTTCTTGTAACGCTCCCTCAGCTCGTGGACGACGAGGGGGGTGAAGGAGGAGCCGGTCCCTCCGGAGGCGGAGGTCATCACGAAGGCGATGTCGAAGTCCCCCCTCCGCTCGATCTCCTCCATGATCATCTCGCGGTTCTCCCAGAAGCCCTGCTTTCCGATCCCCCGGTTGGCTCCGACTCCGTGGAGGTTCGGGACGTGGAGCCGGTCTTTGGCGGCGGTGAACCGGAGCTCCTTGAGGTCATTTACGGCGGTGTTGATGGCGAGGGTCTCAACCCGGCTGGGAAACTTCTGCCGCGAATAGTACTTGGATAGCCTGGAGGAGCCTCCGAAGGCCTCCCGGTTGACGGCATCCAGGATCCTGTTGCCACATTGGCCGATCCCCAGCATCAGTACGTTCAACATATATCTCAGTCCGGAATTGTTGGATGGAGAGGCGCCATACCGGCGCCCCGCGGCGTTTTTTAAGGTCACGCCCTCCGCGCCCCTCCCCGGGGTCCCGAGGGCTCATCGGTTGTATCAACTGACTCCGACTTAATATTTATATTCTTTGTACCGTCGGAAGAGCCAAGCCGCCAGGATGACGGCGGGGACGATGGGGAGGAGGTAGAGGAACGGGAGCTCCCTCTGCAGCACCGTCACATCGAAGGAGGTCCCTCGCTGCATCATCTCCCCGTCGGCCTGGAAGCTGGCAACAAGGTCGATGGTGTAGTTTCCGCCCCGGGACCCCCGGAGGGTCGCAGAGTAGCTCTCAGACCCTCCCGCCGGGATCTCAAAGAAGCTCTGATCGAGGGCCCCCTCCACCACCTCCAGGTCGGATCCGACGGACCTGAGGTTCGACCTCACCTCCACCCTGGAAGCGCTGGCATCCCCCTGGTTTCTTATGGTGACGGTGAACGTCCCCTCCCCGCCATAGCTGATAGGACCTGCGGAGGCGACGGATAGGAGCAGATCCGGCTTCCTCTTGGGCTTGATGGTGACGCTGGTGGCCTTTGAGCTGGCGGAGGAGACCGCGGACTTCGAGTCGGCGTACCTGACCACCGTCGCCGGGATCTTCGCCTCCCCCTCCGTCGCCGCCACCATCGAGTAGACGGCGAGGTCGGACTCGCCGACCTGGAGGCTGTTCTTGATCTTGGGGGGATATCCAGCGACGTACCTGAACGCCGGCAGCGGCGGAGAGTCCTGGACCGCCACATCCCGGGCGGTATCGTTGCCGACGTTCGTCACGGTGATCGTCACCTTCACCTCGTCTCCGACGCTGAGGTCCGTTCTGTCCAGGGAGGTCGAAACCTCCAGCTTCGGGAAGGTCCTGGGGGCGAGCCCCCTCTCGGTGACATACTTCTGGGGGTATCCGTAGCTCGACCGGTACTTCGCCCTCATCCTGACGGTATCGTCGTCGAAGATGTCGATGACCGTCAGGGTGAGGCCGCCCCGGTCGGCCCCCTCATCGAAGTTGGCGTCCCTGTGATCCTCCATCACCCTCCAGTCCTCAAAGGTGCCGACCCTCTTCCAGACCTTCACCTCGATCAGGCCGTCTACCATCGATACGACGTTTATCAGCTCCACCCGATAGTCTCCTATCCTCACCCCCTCCCCCACCCTGAGGGAGAAATCCCGGGATGTGGTATCCTCCGCCTTGTCGCCCCCATCGTCGGAGGCGGCTTGTGCCGCCGGAATGGCGGCCATAAGGAAGAGAGCCATCGCCACGAGATAGATCGGTCGCATTCCACCCCACCGAATTTGGACCTCGTTAATAGGACGGTCAATATAACGTTTACCATCTATCCGGCCGGGATCAGACCTCGATCTCCAGGCTGAAGTCGATCCATGGGGAGGACCTGGTGAGGGCTCCCAGGGAGATGACGTCCACTCCCGTGGCGGCGTATTCGGGGACCGTCTCGGGGGTTATCCCCCCCGACGCCTCCAGGATCACCCGGTCTCGGAGCCCCTCCCGGACGAGAAGCTCAACCCCCGCCCGGATCTCATCCGGCCTCATGTTGTCGAACATAATTATGTCCGCCCCCAGCCGGGCCGCCTTCACCGCGTCGGTGACCCCCTCCACCTCCACCTCGATCTTCTTGGTGAAGCTGGCCATCCGCCTGGCGGCGGCCAGGGCCTCTTCGAGGCTCATCAGCTTGAGGTGGTTGTCCTTGATCATGACGGAGCTGGAGAGGTCGAACCGGTGGGGGTCACCGCCCCCCACCGCCACCGCCCTCTTCTCGAAGGACCGAAAACCCGGCGTCGTCTTCCGGGTGGAGGCGACCCGCACCCTCCCGGCTAGGGCCGCGCAGTCCCGGGTGAGGGTGGAGATCCCGCTCATCCTCCCCATGAAGTTCAGGACCAGCCTTTCGGCCCTGAGGATCGCCGCCGCTGGACCCCGGATCTCCATCACCCTCCTCCCTGCGGCCACCTCCTCCCCCTCCGGGACGAGCCCCGACCCTTCGAGGCCGAAGTAATTGAGGATGGCGAAGGCCTCCGCGACCCCAGAAACGACGCACCTCTCTTTGGCCACGATCGCAGCCTTCGCATCAACTTCGGGGACTGGGGGGATGTCATCCTCCATCGCCCCCAGATCTTCCCTGACGAACCGCTCCAGCTCAGATGGAAGCATACCGCAAAAGTTTTGTTGTCCCATTGATTTATAGGCTCCGATGGTTCTGAAGATAGGGCTGGTGGGATGCGGCGCGATCGGTCTGGAGATCGCAAGAGCGATAGACAGAGGCGAGGTCGAGGCGGAACTGGTGGCGGTCTTCGATCGGAACGGAGATAGGGCGCGGGAGCTGTTGAAGGGGCTGAGGGGAAAGCCGAGGCTCCTGGAGCTGGAGGAACTGGTGGAGGGCTCCGATATCGTGGTGGAGGCTGCCTCTCAGAGGGCGGTCCCCGAGGTGGCCAGGGCAGCCCTCGGGAGGGGGCGGGACCTGATGATCATGTCCGTAGGGGCCCTTCTGGACCCCGGCCTCCGCCGGACGGTGGAGGAGCTCGCAAGGGATAGGGGCTGCCGGGTTTACCTCCCCTCGGGGGCGATATCAGGGCTCGACGGCCTCAAGTCCGCGGGGGCCGGAAGGATAGACATCGTCACCCTCACCACCACCAAGAACCCCAGGGGGTTTGCGGGGGCGCCCTACATCGAGGATAGGGGGATCGACCTCTCGGCGATCTCCAAGCCGACGGTGATCTTCGAGGGGCCCGCCGAGGAGGCGGTATCGGCCTTTCCCGCCAACGTCAACGTCGCAGCTACCTTAAGCCTCACCGCCCGGGGGGCGAGGGTGAGGGTGAGGATAGTGGCAGACCCAGATATCGAGGTGAACATCCACGAGATATGCGCGGAGGGGGACTTCGGTCGGATCACCACCCGGGTCGAGAACGTCCCATCGCCGAGGAACCCCAAGACCAGCCGCCTCGCCGCCCTATCGGCGATCGCCACCCTCCGGTCGATCGTCGAGCCGGTGAAGATCGGAACCTAAGCCCACCACTTGGCCGGCTCCGTCTTCCCCGGCTCCTTCTTCCGGATCACTATGGTATCGTTCTCCATCCTGTAGGGGAGGTCGTCTTCGGGGTTGTAGGTGGCGTATCGGGCCAGGTCGAGGCGGGCCTCCTCGATATCGACGATGCCATCGGCGGGGGTCATCAGGGGGCGCCAGTCGACGACGCAGCTGCTCCCCTTAGGTATCCAGTAGGGATCGTCCCCTACCCCGTCGCCGTCCCGGTCCCGGCCCCGGTAGTCGTCGTAGTAGTTTCCAACGGAGCCGTTCCAGAAGTTGTGGCTCGCGTTGTCGTAGCCGGTGATGAGGTTGCGCCTGAAGTTGTTTTTGTATACGAGGTTGTTCTCGTTCTTGTCCAGCCGGATGCCGTTGCTGTTCTCGTAGATCTCGTTTGAGAAGATCAGGTTGAACCTGCAGCCCCTGGTCAGGTCGAGGCCGTTGAGGTTCTCGGAGAGGACGTTGCCGGCCACCAGGTTGTAGGTGCTGTTCTCCTGGATGCTGATGCCGAACCCCTGGAAGCCGTAACCTCCGCCGCCGGTCTTCCTCGCCTCATTGTTCAGGATCGAGTTGTTCGATCCCGAGGCGATGACCATCCCGTAGTATACGTTCCGGTCGGCCTCGTTCTCCATC
The sequence above is drawn from the Methanothrix harundinacea 6Ac genome and encodes:
- a CDS encoding cell division protein FtsZ, encoding MLNVLMLGIGQCGNRILDAVNREAFGGSSRLSKYYSRQKFPSRVETLAINTAVNDLKELRFTAAKDRLHVPNLHGVGANRGIGKQGFWENREMIMEEIERRGDFDIAFVMTSASGGTGSSFTPLVVHELRERYKKITVIPVMVLPFREEGSIYLQNAAFSMRDIMEVESDGIILVDNQYLKRLSGDIKTAYDKINEMVAERLLFLIESLDSEMLSVTDLGDFKTVMKGGLGMGTLGFYESDKKTASLTSAIESSLKPSGLLYPADVYEDAARAMIIIQGSRDSLDVDEITKSVEKLSTKIGQVFKGIVIKKGRPKILSVFTLGQVPDLEMLYAQAAQAIQDEKSRKTRAKKQLDDAFAYIEDLEEVY
- a CDS encoding BatD family protein; protein product: MRPIYLVAMALFLMAAIPAAQAASDDGGDKAEDTTSRDFSLRVGEGVRIGDYRVELINVVSMVDGLIEVKVWKRVGTFEDWRVMEDHRDANFDEGADRGGLTLTVIDIFDDDTVRMRAKYRSSYGYPQKYVTERGLAPRTFPKLEVSTSLDRTDLSVGDEVKVTITVTNVGNDTARDVAVQDSPPLPAFRYVAGYPPKIKNSLQVGESDLAVYSMVAATEGEAKIPATVVRYADSKSAVSSASSKATSVTIKPKRKPDLLLSVASAGPISYGGEGTFTVTIRNQGDASASRVEVRSNLRSVGSDLEVVEGALDQSFFEIPAGGSESYSATLRGSRGGNYTIDLVASFQADGEMMQRGTSFDVTVLQRELPFLYLLPIVPAVILAAWLFRRYKEYKY
- the nadC gene encoding carboxylating nicotinate-nucleotide diphosphorylase, with amino-acid sequence MLPSELERFVREDLGAMEDDIPPVPEVDAKAAIVAKERCVVSGVAEAFAILNYFGLEGSGLVPEGEEVAAGRRVMEIRGPAAAILRAERLVLNFMGRMSGISTLTRDCAALAGRVRVASTRKTTPGFRSFEKRAVAVGGGDPHRFDLSSSVMIKDNHLKLMSLEEALAAARRMASFTKKIEVEVEGVTDAVKAARLGADIIMFDNMRPDEIRAGVELLVREGLRDRVILEASGGITPETVPEYAATGVDVISLGALTRSSPWIDFSLEIEV
- a CDS encoding aspartate dehydrogenase: MVLKIGLVGCGAIGLEIARAIDRGEVEAELVAVFDRNGDRARELLKGLRGKPRLLELEELVEGSDIVVEAASQRAVPEVARAALGRGRDLMIMSVGALLDPGLRRTVEELARDRGCRVYLPSGAISGLDGLKSAGAGRIDIVTLTTTKNPRGFAGAPYIEDRGIDLSAISKPTVIFEGPAEEAVSAFPANVNVAATLSLTARGARVRVRIVADPDIEVNIHEICAEGDFGRITTRVENVPSPRNPKTSRLAALSAIATLRSIVEPVKIGT